Below is a genomic region from Carassius auratus strain Wakin chromosome 2, ASM336829v1, whole genome shotgun sequence.
GAACCTCACATATGTGTTTGCACAGCATTTAGGAAGCAGAATAATGAGAGCAACTCACATTGACTTCCCTGTTTTCACATGTCATTCTGTTCCTCGTGCAGCATCAAAGCCATTGAGAGTAACAATAAAGATGACGACACCAAATGGCTAACCTACTGGGTGGTTTATGGACTCTTCAGTGTGGCTGAATTTTTCTCTGATATCTTCCTCTTCTGGTTTCCCTTCTACTATGCTGGGAAGGTAAggtgtttttggttttatttcatttatgctTGAGTGTATTTACATGAATTTTGGAGATCAGTTTTGAAAACCATTCCATGTTAGCTTGCTGTAGGAGGACTGTAAATGTATTGGTATGTAGGTCATGCTGAGAGGTTTGCATAGTGTATATTTAGTATGCTTGTCTTACTGCCAACTCGACCAACAGCCTCATTTCAGTTTTGATCCTTGTTCTAAATTTGACTGAGTACTTTATAGCCAATTTATACAAATCAACTAGCAGTTGACTAAGTTGAGCTGAGATCTTAAATGATATGCATGCGtttttttccaatttaatttTCCTAACCAAAATCTTTCTTAATTAGATGTTCTATGGCAAGATAAGTCCATTTAAATATGGAGAGTTTGATGTGGATGTGCATGGAATAGATGTTAAAGCATGTATTGATAAGGTTAACATGAGGTGGGTGAATTGTATGTCAAGGCCAAGTGAAAGTTTTCACAAAGCTCTTCTTAAGAAAGAGATTGTGACATTTCTTGGTTAAATTCCAAGATGCTTGCATGAATGTTCCTAAGGGTACTTCATGAAAATTTCTTAAGATGTTAGAATTTTCCTAAGAACATCTTAATGATCACTTCCTAAGAAAAAATATCTCAGGGTTTGATGTGATCTGGTTATATTGTCATGGTATTTTGATCTTTGGAGACACTTCAGAGAACTTGTGCATATCCCTAGTTGTTGTAACAATCATTATAGTGTCGTGTTGCCAATTCACATGAAATAACCcagtaaatttataaaatatcttatcCTTATTTTAACAAGTTGTATATTGtcctaacatttttaaaatggatGTACACTGATTTTTAAGGAGATTCTGTTCAAGAATTggcattttcttatttttttttttactatttactattgGGAATACAAATGATtttgtcttatgctcaccaagggtgtattattagcttattttattaaaattgcaCTCGGTAATTGCAAAcggtaatattgagaaatattacattttaaaataattgttttttattgtaaacatcatcctgatttggtgctcaagtgaccgttcttattattataaatgttgaaatcagtcctgctgcttaataattttttggaaatgatgcatttttttcaggtttgtttCTTGAATAGAAAATCgaaaagaacagcctttatttgaaatcgaaatcttttgtctttactgttgatcattttaatgtgaaTTGATCCAAATGAATATTCATTGTTTTTTGAACACAGTGGCAGCAAATGTGAAGTTGACATGTATGTTAATTGCAGTGCCTGTTTCTGCTGTGGTGCATGGCTCCAGTCTCATGGAATGGCTCTCAGATGATATACACACGTGTGGTGAGACCTTTCTTCCTCAAACATGAAGCAGCATTCGACAACGTTGTCAGTGACTTGAGTGGAAAGGCCAAGAGTGCAGCCGAGAGTATGGCAAAGGAAGGTAAACCATGGCATCCTGTCATCAGAAATCCATCATCAGTGGTTGTGTCTTATGTAATACTTGACTTATTGATCTAGTTTTGCATTGATGTTTGCATGATCCAACTCAAGGTCTGTT
It encodes:
- the LOC113119541 gene encoding receptor expression-enhancing protein 6, with the translated sequence MLNTVTERYEAFFKQKNVVTDFLAVLEEKTGVKKQYIATGAVSILALYLLFGYGASLLCNLIGFAYPAYASIKAIESNNKDDDTKWLTYWVVYGLFSVAEFFSDIFLFWFPFYYAGKCLFLLWCMAPVSWNGSQMIYTRVVRPFFLKHEAAFDNVVSDLSGKAKSAAESMAKEGFTLLNSDKNK